TATTGGTCTTTCCCGTAGAGTTCTGTCCCGTCGAGGATATAGTATGATGGCGAGAATGGCAGATAGACCGGGTCATAACCCCCGAGTATGATTGTTCCGATGAATGGCTCTCCTGATTCCTGGGAAGGGAATGCTCCCCTGTTCCTGAGCTCTACAGTGACATCTAGCTGGTCTCCATTGTAGACTCTGCTCGGCGGCTGTCCTTGCATGTATCGCAGCACCAGGCCCTCAGTTCCTTGATGCGCAGGCACTGAATCATGGGGCTCGCTTGGTCCGCTGCAGCCGGTCAATAGCAATGTTGATAATAGAAAAAGGATTGTGGATAATAGTATGATGTCTCTTTTTTTGCCCATGTACCGGTTCACCTTATTAGTCTTTATCTATCTTTATTTATTTTCTATATAAACTTTTTGGTTTTTTTAGCATCAGACAGTTTAAAAAGCCTGAATCACGCTTTTTTGGCACTAAAAAGCGATTATATCTTCTCTATATCTTCTCTATGGTCACTGTCTTGGATTTTGAGGTTGTATAGCCGTAATTGAGCTTTATATTGAGGTTTGTCATGTAGTTTCCCTGTGTTCTTTCGATGTTCGAGTATTCTGGATAGATGCATCTGATCCTGTCTTTCTTCTCTTTCAAGTCAATGTGGCCGGGATCGCACTGGAGGCTGACCGCCCCCAGTTTTGCTTCTATCTGTATCAGGTTCCAGTCGATGTCCATTATCGGATCTGAGCCGCATGTCTTTTCCACGAGCGCCTGGTTCATCACAAGCCCGTCTCCTTTGTTCTCGACTGTTATGATGAACATTGGCCTTATGGTTCCATCGCTCTCTCTTGTTTTCTGCTCAATGTTTGTCACAGCGACTGGTCCTCCTTGCCCTGAACTGCTCTGGATATCGCTTGACGTGCATGGCTTCATGCCGATTTTCTGGCCGTATACATCAGTATCGACGCATATGTCATATGAGGCTGTTGTCGTGTAATTGTAGCAGATTGTTCCGATTATGATCGAGTTATGCTTTTCCAGGAGCGGATCCAGATCCCTGACTTCAGCTGTGAATTCATAGAACTCTTGCTGGTCATCAGGGTAATAGATTGTTTTCCCTGGTATCTGGAATTTCACTTTGTTCTGCCCGGATTCTAGGTCCATGTATCCCTTCTCGAGTGAGAGTACAAGTATCCCTGTTGCATTTGACGCGCCTTTGTTTGTCACTTTTGCTATTATGTCTATTGTGGAATTGACTAAGGAATTTGCCGGCGGTGCATTGGGATGGAACTCGAGCGAAAGCCCGTCGAAACCCTTTCTTACATCCACAACCTTTGAGCCCCCGCTGCCTCCTCCTGTACAGCCCCCGATGAGCAGGATCGCACAGATCATTCCGATGATTATCATTTCTTTTCTCATTCTCATTTTGGTTCAGGCTCATAGGCTATGTTTATTGCTATCTTGTCATATCTGTTTGCATCAAATATTGTGGCTTTCAGCCGGGGTATTGCAGAGCAGGTTTGTACTGGGCTTTGCGCTGATAGGAACATTGTGCACAATACCTTGTTGTCAGGGGTCAGCAGTGTGAATCTGTGTTGGTTGTTTGTGTCATCATAGAAACCATATAGATGATTCTCAAATATTGTTTCTCTCTTCTCCTGATACATTGTCGGTGTTATCGCAATGCCATATCTGACAAATTCTTTGTTGATTGATGCGGCATTTGCTATTGTGAATGATGAGGTCACAGTTTCATTTGTGTATTTTGTGACTTGGGATTTTATGAATGGATTTGTTGTCGGCCAGGATTCTGTTGTATTTGTCATCAGTTGGTATGTCCTGTCTAGTGCAGTGATTGTGTAGTATGCTGCCTTGTTCTCCACGAAGTTTGTGAGTTTAGCCTTGATTTTTTTATCCTTGTCCAGCTCCTTTTCCTCCCCTTTCCTGAACTCGAGTGTTATGCTTGTGGTGTCGAAATCATCTTCAGTTGGTGTTACCACAATATTTTGTGAGCCCATGAACTCTTCGCAGTACATCGTGTATCCTTGCACTCTCGGCACATGCTTTCTTATCTCCTCGATTTTCCTGTCAAGGTCAAAGCTTGGGTCGGTGTATGCCGGATCCCCTGTGCTCTTCAGCAGTTCTGGTGTGAGCTGCGAAGATACATCCTGCCATGTCACTGAATATGTTCCAAGTTTCTGGATTGCCTTGTCCACTGTGCCTTGCCCCCCATTGTATGATGCTATCGAGAATGTGTATTTCCATGGAGCCCCATATCTGCTGAAATGGTTCAGGAGATCTCTGTAGAACAATGTCCCGCCTTTTATTGAATCTTTTGGGTCATTGCGGTCTATTCCATAATCTCTGGCAGTGCTGATTATGAACTGCATCAATCCTGTGCTTCCTGTACCTGAAACTGCATTGACATTCCCTCCTGATTCCTGTGCTATTGTGCCCACAATCAGGCAGTATGGGACATTGTATGTTGAAGTGTGCTCCAAGATGGTAGGGTGCCATGTCTCGATGATTTTTTCCACTATCTTCTTGTTGGCTTCAGAAGGGTATAGTATGTCTGACTGCTGGAAATCAAAATTTGTTCCTGAATAGCTACCCCTGCCCTGGTAGGTCTTGCATTCTGGGCTTGTCGGGTCTGCGCAGAACACCTCGACCGGGACGCTTTCTGAGAGTTCATATACATACTCTGCTGTCATCTTGAAGTATTTTGTCGTGATGGGCTGGTCCCCGAGCAGTCCTTCAGGATCCACAACACCTATCCTGCAGTTTATGTTCTTGTAACCATCATTCAATGTGCCGAGATTCTTCAGGCCTTCTTCGCTGAGTGAATATATTTTATAGCCTTCTTCTTGTGCATCTGATATGTTGAACTTGTGGTTCCAGTCGCAGTCTGTGAGGTTTGTCTCTTCAGGCACGTGGATCTCTATCTTGGTGAATTTCTTTACTTGCCCTTCCCACCTGTTGTCCAGGGTTATTCCCAACCTGGGAGGCACTGTATCATTCTCACCGACTCCTATCGGCGGCTTTTTTGTCTCCATGCCGACATAGAGCGGCCCGTTTGTGTATACAGCGACCGGATTCGTGTCTATTATGTCATACTGCTGCAGTGGATCTACCCCTTCTCTCCTCAGGCTTCTTATCCTGTGGTCTGCCATGAAGTATGTACGCAGGTAGGACATCGTCTCGAAATTGAACAATGCATTGATGTATACATTGTTCGTGCCGAGGGGCAGCGTGCTTGAGTTGAATCCGCAGCTGATGTCGACTTCATCCAGTGTTGTCACCTTTATCGGCCTGGATGGCGACACAATCCCGTTGTTCAGGATTTTTGACTTGCTTGCATTGCAGCTGAGGTTCACTTGGATGTCATTCTCTATTGTCCTCGCATACATGAGCCCCCAGACTGTCACTGGTTCTTTGAAATCGAACTTCGGGCTGCTTGGCTCAAGGTCTTTTATGTAGACACCGAGTGGTTCCTCTTGGTTCTCGTCTACTTTGCCCGTGTAGTAATCCCCGCCGGTAGCATAGTCTATCTGCCTTTGGTATAGGCTTGTCGTCTTGGTTGGCAGGGTTGTTACCCATGTTATGAAGTCTTGCACAGCTTCTTTGGCAGTCGGCCCGGTCAAAGTGGCCATTCTTTGAAGGCCCTCTTGGGAGACTGGGAGTTCTGTCCTCTGTGTGTAGGCATCTTTCATGATAGGGACGAGCAGGAACAGGAAGATTGCGAGAAATATTATGATATTAAGCCATTTGGCGAATTTTGATCCTGATATTTTTGCGCCGAATATTATCCAATATGGCCAATATGCCCCTATGAAGATGAAGCTTAATGCCGTCAGTATTGGTGTCCATGTGGGGTCATTTATGTTTTTCCATAGGATTGAATAAGCCGTGCTGAGGTGTGGCATCGCAGTGTGCATGACAAATGCCTGTGCAGCGTAGCTTGTCGTGACTCTGGTGGCGAGCACTGATATTATGAAGACAGCCATGACAGATATTGCAACATCTGAATAGAGAGGTGGCAGGTTGAGGATCTTAATCAGTGAAGGCAGGATGATGAATGTTATATAACCGCCTAAGATGAGCATTATTGTCTTGAAGATCAGGACAAAATCGCCTTCTGCCAGGAAGAGCACCACAAAGAGGACCATGGTATGTACTATGAAAGCTTGATAGGTTGCTGCGAATGCAATAATATCTTTGCTGCCCCATAGAAGGTCCCACGGCCTCAGTCCCCAGATGCCCAGTTCAGTTATCCATGCTGCAAGGCCGAGCCAGATCATCCATGTGCCGATATCCGGCCTTTCCGTCACCTGCTTGCCTTTTGAAAAGAGTAATTTCCCCAGTGCCAGCCCGCCGATGCCGATGGTGGCCAGGACGCCTTTTTTTGGGGCGGTTTGAGGGGCGTATCTGTTCTCTCTCTTCTTCATGTATTCTGTATAATTCTCTTTTATTTTCTCGCCGATTTTGACAGCTGATTTCTTCAGTATGGCCTTCAATGCTGCCATTTTAGAAGATTCTCCTTCTGCCATTTTATTCCTCTTTTTCAGAAAAAAATAAGATTAATGCTCTTGAAGCCTTACTCTTAATTCTATTATCTCTAGCTTTGAGTTCTTTTTCGGTATTATCTCGATCGCATTGTTGTCTTTCTTTATGAACTCGTCGATCAGTTTCCAGTATTTCCTGTCTCTCTGGTCTACATGCGTCTCATACCCATTGACCACGATTGTGGCCTGCTTGTATTCTATGTCATCGACAAAGTCCATCGAGAGGTTTATGTCGAATTCGTTGTTGGCTACATCATTGTACTCGTCTGAGGTCAGGCTGAAGTAGTACACCGGGAATGATATGTCTTTCAGCTCTGTCTTGACCTGTATCCTGTCTATGACATAATTCCCTCTGGTGGTCCTGAATACTAGCTCATTCTCTCCGGTGGAGAGGAATCCTGGTGAGAACTCCAGAGGTATCAGGAGGCCGCAGTCAGGAACGCTTGAATAGAGATTGTGGTTGTTTATGTATATGTTAAGCTTGCCGACATCCCCGGCCTCGCATTCTGGGATGAACTTGAGCGTGGCCTTCTCGAGATTGTCTTTTTCAGTCGATGTCACGATGAATGTGTTCCTGCTTGTCTGCCTGCTTATGTCCTGGACATCTGCTGTGATCGACAGGTCCTTGATGATATACTCGTTTGTCTTCCAGAACTTCCATCCGACTGTCGATACTGAGAGCACTAGTTCGTTTGTCTCTGCCAGGTTTTTCTTGTCGAGCAGCACCGGAGCTGGTGATGTGGTCTCATCATCATATACTTTCTCGCCATTGAGATATACGCTGAGTCTGCCTATGGCTTTCTCCCCTATTGTGAATCCCATCATCGTATTGTCTGTGTTGGGAAGGTCTTCGAATGTAAATGACACCCTTGCATCTTGCTTGTCGAACCACCCGTTTTTCACATAGATGTTGTTGACTTTCTTGATCAGGTTGGTCTCAGTGACTGCAAGCAGGGATAAGGATGCTATGTTGTGTATTATCTCCTCTTCTCCGGATCCTTCGATTTTCCCGGGATTCTCCAGGAGGATTGTCCTCTCAGCAGTGTCATTACCCCCGTCATCACCGCCATAGCCTGTATAATTTTCGCCGAGCAGTGCCTCTCTTTCAGATGGGGGGAGGAATAGTACATAAAGTAATATCAATGCAGCTAGAAGTGCGACAAATGTTGCAGCTGATGCTCCTGTCCCTTGTCCTTTTTTCATCTACAGCCACCTTTTTTGCATAATTTATGTTAGTGTGCTTGCTTTGATTTGCTGATCTGCCCTTGGTTCGGGTATCTTACCAATATGGTCTTGGTATATAATATTTCAGTATTTGGTCTTTTTGGTCTTTTTAAAACAAATAACTTTATATATATATGTTTTTCTATTTTAGTAGCCGGATTTGTGATATTTTTGATTTAAAAGCCCTCTTCGCATATACTAATATGATTATATATGCTAATATAATTAAAATAGAAACAAAACAATGGTCTGGAATTATGGGATTTTGTATTTATTGGATTTTGTATATATCCTGGCTTGTGCAGGTTGATAGGGGATTGGTATGAGAATAATCTTTTCAGATTTCAGGAATGGCCTTGTGAAGCTGAAGGTTGAGGACTTGGATGATTTGTGGTATCTAAGCCAGATAATTGACCCAGGGGATGTCCTCTCTGGTCACAGCTACAGGAAGGTCCGCATCGAATCAGGAGAGCGCGGTCAGACTGTCAGGAAGAGCATTTTTGTGAAAATCAAGGCTGAGAAGATTGATTTCAGTGAACAGATGCTGAAGGTCAATGGCACTGTGCTTGATGGCCCTGATGATGTGCCCCGGGGTTCTTATCATAGCCTGAATATTGAACTTGATACGGTTTTCAGCATTGAGAAAGAGAGATTCCCAGGATACCAGATTGAGAAGCTCAGGGAGGCTTCGGATTCTGCCAAGAGCGACCTGCTGATATGCATCTTTGACAGGGAGGAAGCGATCTTTGCTCTCCTCACCAGGAAGGGCTTCAGTGTGCTCAGTGAGCTCCATGGTGATGTCTCGAAAAAAGGTGAGCCTTCTGTGAAGGGTGAGAATTTTTATCAGAGGATAATTAAGACATTGTCTGATTATGATTTGAGATATCATACACCAAACATAATTGCCGCCAGTCCGTCATTCTGGAAGGATGAGCTGAACAGGGAGCTCAGGGATGATGTGATAAAGAAGAAGATTGTGTTTGCCACCTGCTCGAGCGTGAAGGGAGAGGCCATCAATGAGATTCTCGGGAGAGAGGAGATAAAGGGTGTGTTGAAGAAGGACAGGGTTGCCAGGGAGACTTCATTGGTTGAAGAGCTGCTTAAGGAAATCTCGAAGGACAGTCTTGCTGTGTATGGGTTCAGGGAGACTTCCGAGACTGTTGCCATGGGTGCTGTTTCGGTTCTGTTGGTCGCAGATTCTCTGATAAGGAAGACGAGGCAGGAGAACACTTTCAATGGCTTGGAAAGGGTCATGAAGCAGGCTGATTCGATGGGTGCTGATGTCCGCCTTATAGGTGCTGATTCAGAAGCAGGGAGGAAGCTTGAAGGTTTGGGGGGGATTGCCGCCATCTTAAGATATAGGATAAGATGATCTCTTTATGAGGTCTGTGCATTGCAGGCAGTGTTTTTGGCTATCCCTCATTCTTCTGACAGTGTCGATACATCCCCTATCTCCTGGCCGAGTTCTTTTGCTTTGAGCATCCTCCTCATTATCTTCCCTGATCTTGTCTTTGGCAGCTTTTCGACAACCTCTATCTCTCGGGGATAGGCGTGCCCTGCAAGGTGCTGCTTGACGAAATTCTTGATATCATCATATAGCTTCTTATCATAGCTGTATCCAGGGTTTAATACGACGAATGCCTTGATGATCTCCCCGCGGACCTCATCAGGCTTCCCTATCACTCCGGCCTCTGCTATCGCTGGATGCTCTAGCAGTGCGCTCTCGACTTCAAATGGCCCGACCCTCTCTCCGCTTGTCTTTATCACATCGTCTGCGCGCCCTATGAACCAGAAGTATCCGTCTTCGTCTTTCCTCGCCCTGTCGCCTGAGACATACCAGCCCTTCATGAAGTAGCTTTCATACTTCTCGGGTTTCTTGTATATCTCTTTCATCATTGAGGGCCATCCTGGCATGAATGCGAGATTGCCTTCTTTCCCTGGACCCAGTTCATCTCCTTGGTCGTCGATTATTGCTGCAGACAGTCCCGGGAAAGGTTTCCCCATGCTTCCGAGTCTTATGTCCATGCAGGGGTAGTTTGCCATCAGTATCCCTCCTGTCTCTGTCTGCCACCAGGTATCATGGAATGCAAGTCCGAATTCCTTGAGGCCCCATCTTATTGCCTCTGGATTGAGCGGCTCGCCGACAGATGCGAGATGTCTCAGCGAGCCCAGGTCATACTTCTTACCTGTCTCGCTCTTTTTCTGCATCAGCATCCTTATTGCTGTCGGTGCTGTGTACCAGACATTCACTTTGTATTTCTCGATGACCGAATACCATGCATCTAGGGAGAACTTCCCTGCATAGATCACCTGTGTTGCCTTGTTTGACCATGGCCCCAGTATCTCATAGGCTATCCCTGTCACCCATCCTGGGTCTGCTGTGCACCAGTAGATGTCGTCTTCATGCACATCCAGCACCCATTTTGCCGTGAGGTGGTCATGGGCTATCGCATGATGCTTATGGATCACTCCCTTTGGTTTGCCTGTTGTGCCCGAGGTGTAGAGCATGAAGGCGCTGTCATCCTTGCCCATGTGTTCTGTCTCGAATTCTTCGCTGGCTGAGTCCATCTCGCTCCAGTAGCTTATGCCTCCTTCCGGATCCCCGCCGTCGATCAGCATCACATGCTTGAGGTTGGGCAGTTTATTCATTACCTTGTCAAGCCTTTCCTTTAGCTC
Above is a window of Candidatus Woesearchaeota archaeon DNA encoding:
- a CDS encoding transglycosylase SLT domain-containing protein, with product MAALKAILKKSAVKIGEKIKENYTEYMKKRENRYAPQTAPKKGVLATIGIGGLALGKLLFSKGKQVTERPDIGTWMIWLGLAAWITELGIWGLRPWDLLWGSKDIIAFAATYQAFIVHTMVLFVVLFLAEGDFVLIFKTIMLILGGYITFIILPSLIKILNLPPLYSDVAISVMAVFIISVLATRVTTSYAAQAFVMHTAMPHLSTAYSILWKNINDPTWTPILTALSFIFIGAYWPYWIIFGAKISGSKFAKWLNIIIFLAIFLFLLVPIMKDAYTQRTELPVSQEGLQRMATLTGPTAKEAVQDFITWVTTLPTKTTSLYQRQIDYATGGDYYTGKVDENQEEPLGVYIKDLEPSSPKFDFKEPVTVWGLMYARTIENDIQVNLSCNASKSKILNNGIVSPSRPIKVTTLDEVDISCGFNSSTLPLGTNNVYINALFNFETMSYLRTYFMADHRIRSLRREGVDPLQQYDIIDTNPVAVYTNGPLYVGMETKKPPIGVGENDTVPPRLGITLDNRWEGQVKKFTKIEIHVPEETNLTDCDWNHKFNISDAQEEGYKIYSLSEEGLKNLGTLNDGYKNINCRIGVVDPEGLLGDQPITTKYFKMTAEYVYELSESVPVEVFCADPTSPECKTYQGRGSYSGTNFDFQQSDILYPSEANKKIVEKIIETWHPTILEHTSTYNVPYCLIVGTIAQESGGNVNAVSGTGSTGLMQFIISTARDYGIDRNDPKDSIKGGTLFYRDLLNHFSRYGAPWKYTFSIASYNGGQGTVDKAIQKLGTYSVTWQDVSSQLTPELLKSTGDPAYTDPSFDLDRKIEEIRKHVPRVQGYTMYCEEFMGSQNIVVTPTEDDFDTTSITLEFRKGEEKELDKDKKIKAKLTNFVENKAAYYTITALDRTYQLMTNTTESWPTTNPFIKSQVTKYTNETVTSSFTIANAASINKEFVRYGIAITPTMYQEKRETIFENHLYGFYDDTNNQHRFTLLTPDNKVLCTMFLSAQSPVQTCSAIPRLKATIFDANRYDKIAINIAYEPEPK
- a CDS encoding mRNA surveillance protein pelota, yielding MRIIFSDFRNGLVKLKVEDLDDLWYLSQIIDPGDVLSGHSYRKVRIESGERGQTVRKSIFVKIKAEKIDFSEQMLKVNGTVLDGPDDVPRGSYHSLNIELDTVFSIEKERFPGYQIEKLREASDSAKSDLLICIFDREEAIFALLTRKGFSVLSELHGDVSKKGEPSVKGENFYQRIIKTLSDYDLRYHTPNIIAASPSFWKDELNRELRDDVIKKKIVFATCSSVKGEAINEILGREEIKGVLKKDRVARETSLVEELLKEISKDSLAVYGFRETSETVAMGAVSVLLVADSLIRKTRQENTFNGLERVMKQADSMGADVRLIGADSEAGRKLEGLGGIAAILRYRIR
- the acsA gene encoding acetate--CoA ligase, whose amino-acid sequence is MLKKDSPERIKGLQKCNLKDYDTARSSFDRSIADKELEFFEDGKMNAAHNAIDRHVPSIGGKTALIWTDGSWERKYSFSDMKKLTNKFANAIRKLGVKRGEKVFLFLPRVPELYISFLGALKAGAIAGTLFSAFGPDALYDRLGDSEAVAIVTNKELKERLDKVMNKLPNLKHVMLIDGGDPEGGISYWSEMDSASEEFETEHMGKDDSAFMLYTSGTTGKPKGVIHKHHAIAHDHLTAKWVLDVHEDDIYWCTADPGWVTGIAYEILGPWSNKATQVIYAGKFSLDAWYSVIEKYKVNVWYTAPTAIRMLMQKKSETGKKYDLGSLRHLASVGEPLNPEAIRWGLKEFGLAFHDTWWQTETGGILMANYPCMDIRLGSMGKPFPGLSAAIIDDQGDELGPGKEGNLAFMPGWPSMMKEIYKKPEKYESYFMKGWYVSGDRARKDEDGYFWFIGRADDVIKTSGERVGPFEVESALLEHPAIAEAGVIGKPDEVRGEIIKAFVVLNPGYSYDKKLYDDIKNFVKQHLAGHAYPREIEVVEKLPKTRSGKIMRRMLKAKELGQEIGDVSTLSEE